The Kribbella sp. HUAS MG21 genome includes the window GCAGATCACGTCCTTCGCCGCGGACGGCGGACTCTGGATCGGATCGGCCGCCGACCAGGTGATCGGCGCGCTCGCGGTCGGCGCCGCCCTGGACTACGTGCCGCCGGCCACCGAGCCCGAGTTGTACGTGCGGCTCCTCGTCACCGACCGCGCGTCCAGCGGACAGAACCTCGGCGGCGTACTGCTCGACCACGCCCGCGCGCTCGCCCGCGAGGCCGGCGTACGACTGCTGCGCGTCGACTGCTTCGCGGGCGGCGACGGTGCGCTGGTGCGGTACTACGAGAAGCAGGGCTTCACGCGCGACGTGGCCTTCGCCGTACCGCGGGTCAATGATGTGGACTGGCCGGGTCAGGTGCTGATCCAGCACCTGTGACCGCGCGGTGCACGGTCGTGTGCACCGGACCGTGCGCGTCGCTGCAATGCTCCTCCGGACGGTCAGCAGTCGCGTGGTCGACCTGGAGCGTGGAGTGGGTCAGATGGTGGCGCTCGGCAAGCACCTTCTCGATGCGGATCCGGATCTCGTGGCAGTCCAGGCCCTCCGCGACCAGGACGTGCGCCGACGCGGCGGGTTCGCCGGAGGTGATCTCCCAGACGTGCAGGTCGTGCACCTCGACGACGCCCTCGACCGCGCACAGTTCGGCGCCGAGCGCCTGCGGGTCGATCGCGGTCGGCGCGGCCTCGAGGAAGATCCGGCCGGAGTCGCGGACCAGGCCGACGCCCGCCTTGAGCATCAGGACGGCGACCACGAACGCGGCGATCGAGTCCGCACGGGTGAAGCCGGTGAGCAGGACGACGAGACCGGCGATCGCGGTGGCGATGAACGCGAACAGGTCGTTCAGGATGTGCTGGAAGGCGCCCTCGACGTTCAGGCTGGCGCGGTTCGCCTTGCTGATCAGCCAGGTGGCGACCAGGTTCACGACGATGCCGACCACGCCGGTGATCAGCACCAGGGCGCCCTCGACCTCGGGCGGGTGGATCAGCCGGTTGACGGCCTCGTACACGAAGAACGCCGCGAGCAGCAGCAGCGTGATGCCGTTGGCCTGTGCGGAGAGGATCTCGACGCGCTTGAAACCGTAGGTGAAGCCGCCCGCCGGGGGTCTCGCGGCGAGCCGGATCGCGAGCAGGGCCAGGGCGATCGCGATCGCGTCGGTCAGCATGTGCGCCGCGTCGGTGACCAGCGCGAGCGAGCCGGCCGCGATCCCGACGACCACCTCGGCGGCCATGAAGCCGAGGATCAACGCGAGTGCGGTGCCGAGCAACTTCCGGTCCGCGGCGGCGTTGACCGCGTGGCCGTGCCCGTGTCCCGCGCTCACGACTCCGACCTCTCCGGGTGAATGGCGTCCGTGTGCTCCGTGTGCGCGACGGCGAGGTCCAGCAGCATCCGCACGTGCGCGTCGTCCAGCCGGTAGAAGGCGTTCCGCCCGTCCCGCCGTACGGCGACCACGCGGTGCGCACGCAGCAGCCGGAGCGCGTGCGACGTCGCGGACTCGCTCAGCCCGGTGATCGCGGCGAGATCGCAGACGCACAACTCCCCGTCGAGCAACGCGACCAGCAGCTTCAGCCGCCGCGGATCCCCCAGCAACCCGAACACATCAGCCGTGTCGACGATGTCGTCTTCACCGGGCATCCTGGCATTGACGCTCGCCACCCGCTCCGGATCCACCAGCCGCACCCGGCAGTCATCGAGCTGCACATCTGCAGAACTCTTCATATATTCACGGTAGATCATCAGCCCCTCCACCGGCAACACTGTCCTGCGTGAACGCCGTGGAGGACCTGTGGTTCAGCCACAAGTTCCTCGACGTGCCGTCGGCCGAGCCGTGGCGCTCGGCGCCGTGCGGGGGTCGTTCGGTGGGCAGCTGGTGAGTCTGCGGTGGATCTACCTGCACATGATCGAGGAGACCGCGCAGCACCGCGGTCACCTCGATCTGCTGCTGGACGCCGTACGGCAGGCGCGCTCCGGCAGATCACCGGCGCAGGTGACGCCTGGTGAAACCGGACCTCACTCGTAGCGCAGGGCGGTGGCGGGGTAGGTGCGGGAGGCTTTGAGGCTGGGGAGCCAGGTGGTGAGGATCGTCGAGACCACCACGACGACGAGGATGACGCCGAGCGCGGTCCACGGGGGTTTCAGCGTCAGGTTCTCCATTCCGGGCTGGCCGGAGGCGTCGGTGATGACGTTGGCCGCGACCAGCAGACCCAGCACCGCTCCGGCGGCCACGCCGATCAGCGTGATGAACAACGACTCGACCAGGAAGATCATCTGCACCATCCGGGCCTGGAAGCCGATCGCCCGCAGTACGCCGATCTGCTGCCGCCGCTCGACCACCGAGCGGGCGCTGATCACGCCCAGGGCGGCGACTCCGATCACCAGGCCGAGCCCCAGGAACCCGAGCACCAAGTACTGGAACGTCAGGCTCGCGCCGACCGCGTCCCGCTGCGCCTCGCGTTGTGCCGTGGCCTGCATCCCGTTGTCGAGGAACGCCGACTCGAGCTGTTTCGCGACGACGACCGGGTCGGCGTCCGGAGCCGTCCGGAAGTACCAGACGCTCGGCGTCGCCGGCGCACCCAGCGGCGCCACGGTCCGTTGCGCCGTCGAGATGCCGAGCATCGCGAACGGCACCGTGTCGGCGAGTACGCCGATGACAGTCAGCCGCAGCGTCTTGCCGGACTGGATGTCGCGGACCTCGACGGGCACGGGCCGGAAGCTCCCGTCCTCCAGGTAGAACCCGGTGAGCCCGAAGTCCGAGACCTTCGGCGTGCCGAAGTTGTCGCGCCGCGGGACGGAGTACGCGTCCACGACCGCCAGGCCGGGATTGCGCGCCACCGCGTCCCAGACCTCGCGGTCGGAGCCGTAGCCCGCGGCCCTGAGCGCGAAGCCGTACGTCGTCGACCGGGTGAACTCGTCGTCGAGACCCCTGAGGACGTACCCGGGATAGGTGCTCTGCCCCACCTGACGGGCCTGCACCGGGAGGTACGACTGGCCGGCGACCGCGGCGATGCCGGACCGGTCGAGCCCTTGCGCGGTGGCCAGCGCCTGGTCCATGTCCGTGATCGGCGCGAGTGGTGAGGTCTGCGCGGTGACGTCGTACCCGCCGCCGAAGGTGTCCTCGTCGTTGTACGCCGCCACGAACGACCCGGAGGTCGCCGATCCCACCACCAGGGTGAACACGACCAGCATGAACAACCCGATCGTCGCGCCGGTGCGGAACCGGGTCCGCAGCGGCTGGGCGATCGCGGTCCGGACCACCGGTGCGGCATGCCGGGATCGTCCGAACGCCCACATCAGCGCGGACTGCAGGGCGGTCGCGTTGTGGACGACGATCATCGTCGCGCCCGCCACCAGCAGCAGCCCGGCCAGAACGAAGACGGAGAACCCCATCCGCAGCCCCGGCACCAGCCGCTCGTAGACCGAGAACGGCAGCAGGTTCCACACCAGGACACCGAGACCGGCCACGGTGTAGGTCAGCCGTTCGCTGCCGCCGAGCAGGCGGATCAGCGGGACCAGGGCGAAGATCAGCAGCGTGCCGCCGGCGAGCAGCAGTTCCGCGCTCTTGCCGCGATACGCCAGTACGACGAACGCGGTGCCGAGCAGGAGTGTCCAGGCGATGTGGACGCCCCACGCCCTGCGGCGGCGGCGTTTCGGCGGCTGGGGCAGGTTGCGCACCGCGGTGACGATGTTGAGCCGGCTGACCCGCCACGAGGCGATCAGCACCACCGCGAGGGTGAGCAGCACGCCGAGGGCGAAGGACACGATCAGGCTGGTCGCGGTCAGGCGGTACCGGATCGTCACCATGCCGGGCCCGGACAAGGCGCCGGCGATCGCCCGGACCATGCCGATCGAGAGGCCGAGCCCCAGGACGGCGCCGACGACGGCAGCCAGGATGTCGTACGCGACGCCCTCGAACACGAACATCTGGATCAGCTGGCGCCGCTGCGTACCGATCGCGCGCGCGGTGCCCATCTCGCCGCGGCGCTCCGCGGCGAGCATGACGAAGACCAGGAAGATCAGCAGCACGCCCGCCGAGATCGTGAACGTTCCCATCGTCGAGAACATCGACAGGAAGCTCGCACCCTGTTCGTCGGCCTGGTCGAGACCGTCGCGCTTGACCGGGTCCACGAACAGTCCGAGTTCGGCCGTCGTCGGCTGCAGCGCCCCGACGACCTCGTCGGTCCGGTCGGCGCCGCTGACCTCGTTGCCGTCGTTCGACACCAGGATCTGCTGGACACCCGTACCGGCACCCAGCAGTTGCTGCGCCGCCCGGAGCGGCATCAGCAAGGCCCCGCCGTCGGTTCCGGTGCCGTCGTACTCGACCACCTGGCTGACGGTGAGCCGCTGCTGACGGCCGGCCGCGAACACGACCAGCTGATCGCCCGGCCCCGCGGCGAGATCGTCGGCCGCGTCGGCGTTCAGGAACGTCTCCCCTGCCGCGAGCTCGTCCAGCCGCAGGTTCGCACCCGCTGTGCTGCGGAGCCGGCCGAATGCCGACGACGGATCCGTCGCGAACAGGGTGACGTGCGGCTCGCTCGCCCGGCTGCTCGCGTTCTGGACGGCGACCGATTCGCTGATCGCCGGCGCGACGGCGTCGACGGCCGGCACCTGCCTGGCCGCGTCGACCACCCGAGCCGCCTCGGCCGCGGTCAGGAAGCGCGCGCCCGCTCCGCGGCCGAGAGTGACGATGTCGGGTTCGTCGGTGGAGCGCGCCGACACGATCTCGTCGGTCTGGCCGTACGTCGTGATCACCGACGTCCGGACGGTGTGCGAGATGATGTCGCCGAATCCGAGGGCGGAGGCGATGATCATCGTCCCGAGCATCAGGCCGCCGACGATGATCGCGGTCCGGCCGCGGCGCCGGGCCATGTTCCGGACGCCGAGTTTGAACAACACTCTGTTCCGCACGGCCAGTGCGGCCACCACGGCCAGCGTGACGACGACGAGCAGGCCCAGTACGACGGACAACGCCGCGACGGGTGCACCGAACAGTTCGCTCATGACCCGCATCCCCTCAACTCGTGGCGGGGGCGGTCGCCTCCACGGACGGCAGCTCGGCCAAGGCGAGCCGGTAGCGCTCCCGTCCCGGTGGCGACCGGAAGATGGTGGTGTAGCGCTCCAGGACCTCGGCGTAGAAGCCTTCCGTTCCGGCCGCGTCGGCCGCGTCGGCGGTCTCCCAGAAACTGACGATCGCGCCGAGCCCCTCCGGCGTGGCCATCACCAGGACGCCCGCGTAGCCGGGCTGCCGGTGCAGCTCCGGCAGCACCTCGGCCCGGAACCGCTCGACCGCCGACCCGGTGTCGATCCGGACGGTGTCGATCTCAAGCAACGTGAGACGCGTGAACATGGCTGAGCTCCCTCCGGGGCGCGTTCACGGACTGCTCGTCGACCACCTGGCCGTCGAGCATCCTGATGATCCGGTCGGTCCGCCGGCCGACGGCGATGTCGTGGGTGACGATCAGGAAGGTCAGGCCGCGCTCGCGGTTCAGGTTCCGCATCAGCGAGGTGATCTCGTCGGCCGACTCGCTGTCCAGGTCTCCGGTCGGCTCGTCGGCCCAGACGATCGCCGGGGTGTTGACCAGTGCCCGGGCGATGGTGACCCGCTGCCGCTCCCCGCCCGAGAGCTCGTCCGGGACGTGGTCCGCGCGACCGGCGAGACCGACCAGGTCGAGCGCCTCGATCGCCCGTTCCCGGGCGGCCTTGGGCGCCTGCCCCGCGAGCAGCAGCGACAGCTCGACGTTCTCCACCGCGGACAGTACCGGCATCAGGTTGTAGAACTGGAAGACGAACCCCATCCGCTCGGCGCGGTACCGGGTCCGGGCCCGGTCCGGCAGCTCGGTGAGGTCGACGCCTTCGATCAGGATCTCGCCGCCGTCGATCTCGTCCAGCCCGGACAGGCAGTTCAGCAGCGTGGTCTTGCCGCACCCGCTCGGACCCATCACCGCGGCCATCTCGCCACGGCGCAGCTCCAGGTCGATCCCCTGCAGGGCGTTGACCTGGACCTGCCCGGTGTCGTACGTCTTCCGTACGGCGGTGGCGCGCACGATCACGTCGCCCTGGAAGTCCTCGGTACGCAATGGCCGATCGGCCCGGCGCTTCAGCATCACGGTCCTCCTCACTGGCGGCGGGCGGGAACGAAGGCTCGTTCCTTCCAGGCTTGGCGGCCCGGCGCCCGCCGGTCAGGGACGAACGTCCCGCGTACGGCGTGCCGAAGGTCCGGGCCGGCGATCAGGCCAGCGAGACCAGGTCCAGGTAGTCGTCGGACCAGAGGTCTTCGGTGGCCTCGGGGAGGATGAGGACCCGGTCGGGGCGGAGGGATTCGATGGCGCCTTCGTCGTGGGTGACCATGACGATCGCGCCCGGGTAGTTGCCGACAGCTCCGAGCACCTCGTCGCGGGAGGCCGGGTCGAGGTTGTTGGTCGGCTCGTCCAGCAGGAGCACGTTCGCACTCGAGTGGACCAGGCCCGCCAGCGCGAGCCGGGTCTTCTCGCCGCCGGACAGTACGCCGGCCGGCTTGTCGACGTCGTCGCCGCTGAACAGGAACGAGCCGAGCACGTTGCGGACCTCGCCGTCGGTCAGGCCGGGGGCCACCGCTGCGAGGTTCTGCCGGACGGTGCCGGCCAGGTCCAACGTGTCGTGCTCCTGCGCGAAGTACCCGAGCCGCAGACCGTGACCCGGTACGACGCGCCCGGCGTCCGGCTGTTCCCGTCCCGCGAGCAGCCGGAGCAGCGTGGTCTTGCCCGCGCCGTTCAGCCCGAGGATCACGACCCGGCTGCCGCGGTCGATCGCCAGGTCCACGCCGTCCAGCACCTGGAGCGCGCCGTACGACTTCTTCAGCCCGACCGCCGACAACGGCGTCCGCCCGGACGGCGCCGGGGCCGGGAGCCGGATCTTCGCGACCCGGGCGGCCCGCCGTACCGGCTCGAGGTCGGACAGCAGCTTGTCCGCGCGCCGCGCCATGTTCCGGGCGGCGACGGCCGTGGTGGCGCCGGCCTGCATCTTCGCGGCCTGCGCGTGCAGCACCGCGGCCTTCCGCTCGGCGACCGCGCGTTCGCGCTGCCGGCGGCGTTCGTCCAGGGCCAGCTGTTCGAGGTACTTCGTCCAGCCGGTGTTGTGGACGTCCATCGTCAGCCGCTGCGGGTCGAGGTGGAAGACCCGGTTGACCGTTGCCTTGAGCAACTCGCGGTCGTGGCTGATGACGATCAGCCCGCCGGGGTACGACAGCAGGAACTGCCGCAGCCACTGCACCGAGTCGGCGTCGAGGTGGTTGGTCGGCTCGTCGAGCAGCAGTGTGTCGTGCTGCGCGAACAGGATCCGGGCCAGCTCGACCCGGCGGCGCTGACCGCCGGACAGCTCCCCGATCGGCTGCTCGAGCGCACGGTTCGGCAGGCCGACGCCGGCCGCGAGCCGCGCCGCCTCCGCCTCGGCCGCGTACCCACCACCGGCCTGGAACTCCGCCTCGGCCCGCGCGTACGCCGCCATGGCCTTCTCCTGGGCCTCACCGGTGGCGGTGCTCATCGCCGTCTCGGCCGCACGAAGCCGCCGTACGGCGGTGTCGAGGCCCCGCGCGGACAGGATCCGGTCGGTGACGGTGATCGCGGGATCCGCCGCGCGCGGATCCTGCGGCAGGTAGCCGATCGAACCGGTGACAGCGATCTGCCCCGCCGCCGGCCGGGTCTCGCCGGCCAGGGTCTTCATCAGGGTGGTCTTGCCGGCGCCGTTACGGCCGACGAGCCCGACGCGGTCGCCCGCGCCGACAGTGAACGAAACATCCGCCAGCAGCAGCTGAGCGGCGACCCGCAGGTCGACACCGCGAACGGTGATCATAATGGTTACTCTCCGTGTTAGCCAATGGACGCACCTCACCTGTAGAAGCGGGTGCGCCGGCTAGACACAGAGGCAAGTAGCCATGCGCCCACGGTATCCGGGCCGGCCGGGAACCGTCAGCTGATTTTCGCCGGGAGCTCGATCACGAACCGCGCGCCGCCGTCCGGCGGCTCGGTGACGTGGATGGTGCCGTGGTGCCACTGCACGTGCCGGGCGACGATCGCGAGGCCGAGGCCGACCCCGCGGCTGCGCCCGGCCGTCTCGCCGCGGCCGAACCGCTCGAAGATCCGCGCCCGGTCCTCGACCGGGATGCCGGGACCCGCGTCGTCGACGGTGATCACCACGCCGAGCCCACCGGCCGCGACCCCGACGCCCTTGCACCCGCCGGCGTGGTCCTCGGCGTTCTCGACCAGGTTTGCGATCACCCGCTCGAGCCGCCGCTTGTCCGCCTGCAGGGTGAGCCCTTCGGCGCCCGGCTCGACCACCGTCACCGCGCGCCCGGCGGTCGCGTCGGCCGCAGCCCGGACCAGGTCGGCGATCCGGACGATCTCCCGGCTCCCCCGGTCCCCGCCGTCGTCGCGGGAGATCTCCAGCAGGTCGATCACCAGTCGCCGGAACCGTTCCAGGTCGTCGCCGAGCAGCTCGACCGGCTCTCGTACGGCGGCCGGCAGCTCGGACCGGTGGTTCTGGATCAGCTGCATCGAGTTCAGCATCGTCATCAACGGCGTGCGGAGCTCGTGGCTGACGTCGCCGGCGAACCGCGCGTCCGCCGCCACCCGCCGCTCGAGGTCGGCCGCGGTCTGGTTGAACGACCGCGCCAGGCCGCCGAGGTCCTTGTCGTTCTCCGCGTGCAGCCGGGCGTCCAACTTCCCGCGCGCGACCGCGTCCGCGACCCGGGTCAGCTCGGCCAGCGGCCGCAGCGCCAGTGTGCTCGCCAGCCTCCCGACCGCGAGGCCGATCAGCGCGGTCGCGATCGCCGCCGCGATCAGCGTGATCGCCAACGTCCGCAGCGTGTTGTCCAACGCGCTCAGCGGATGCCACTCGAAGAACGCCTCGCCCTGGCGCCCGACCGGTACGCCGACCGCGAGCACCGGCTGGCCGCCCACCTCGATCCGCCGGTGCATCACCGAGCCGTGGATCGCGCCCTGGATCAGGTCCTGCGGGAGATCGGACGGTTTCCCGGTCAGCGCGTACCACTCGCCCTCGAGGTAGAGCATCGACGCGGCCGCGTCCGTCGACGGGAGGCCGTTCAGCACCTCCATCGGGGACACGTCGGAACGCAGCATCGGGCTCGGGCACTCGACGCGTTCGCGGACCGGCGGGCACGGCTCCGGCGGCCCGAACAGCCCGTACCGCAACGCGGCCGCGTTGTCCTCGGTCACCGTCACTGCCGACGACTCGCGCTGCTGGACGAGGTAGTCCGAGACGACACTCCACGTGACGATCGCCAGCACGGTCGACAACCCCAGCGCGAGCAGGCCGTAGGCCAGCATCACGCGACCCCGCAGGGTGACCCGCCCCAGCAACGTCAGCTCACCAGTCGGTAGCCCAGGCCACGGGCGGTGACGAGATGGGTCGGGCTGGCCGGGTCACGCTCGATCTTCAGCCGGAGCCGCCGGACGTGGACGTCGACGATCCGGCTGTCCCCGAAGTACCCGTAGCCCCAGACCTTCGACAGCAACTGCTCGCGGCTGAGCACCTTGCCCTCGGCGCCGGCCAGCTCGGCGAGCAGCTTGAACTCGGTCCGGGTCAGCGCCAGCACCTCGCCGTCGCGCGTCACCTCGGCTCCCGGTACGTCGATCCGCAGGTCGCCGACCTCGAGCAGGTCGGGCTGGCGCGCGTTGCCCGGCTCGACGCGGCGCAGCAGCGCGCGGATCCGCGCCGACAGCTCCTTCGCGACCAGCGGCTTCGTCACGTAGTCGTCCGCGCCCGCCTCCAGCCCGGCGACCACGTCGTGGCTGTCCGTGCGCGCGGTCACCATGATCACCGGTACGTCGCTCGCGCGCCGGATCTCGCGGCACACCGTGAACCCGTCGCGGTCCGGCAGCATCAGGTCCAGCAGCACCACGTCCGGCGGTTCCCGGCGCAGCGCGGCCAGAGCGTCGTACCCGTTGGCCGCTTCCGCGACCTGGTACCCCTCGTCCTCCAGGGCGAGCCGCAGTACCCGCCGGATCCGCGGCTCGTCGTCGACCAACAGCAGGCTGTGTGCCACCGCTCAAGTGTCGCTCAACTCCGGGGTTACCGCTGTCATGAAACCGTCATGTTCGCGCGGGCCGCCGGTGACATCTGATTGACGGTTCGGTG containing:
- a CDS encoding GNAT family N-acetyltransferase is translated as MTIRRAGPDDVPAVLKLLDGATEWLVARGRTDQWGTAPHSTSPRRVEQITSFAADGGLWIGSAADQVIGALAVGAALDYVPPATEPELYVRLLVTDRASSGQNLGGVLLDHARALAREAGVRLLRVDCFAGGDGALVRYYEKQGFTRDVAFAVPRVNDVDWPGQVLIQHL
- a CDS encoding cation diffusion facilitator family transporter; its protein translation is MSAGHGHGHAVNAAADRKLLGTALALILGFMAAEVVVGIAAGSLALVTDAAHMLTDAIAIALALLAIRLAARPPAGGFTYGFKRVEILSAQANGITLLLLAAFFVYEAVNRLIHPPEVEGALVLITGVVGIVVNLVATWLISKANRASLNVEGAFQHILNDLFAFIATAIAGLVVLLTGFTRADSIAAFVVAVLMLKAGVGLVRDSGRIFLEAAPTAIDPQALGAELCAVEGVVEVHDLHVWEITSGEPAASAHVLVAEGLDCHEIRIRIEKVLAERHHLTHSTLQVDHATADRPEEHCSDAHGPVHTTVHRAVTGAGSAPDPASPHH
- a CDS encoding metalloregulator ArsR/SmtB family transcription factor, which encodes MKSSADVQLDDCRVRLVDPERVASVNARMPGEDDIVDTADVFGLLGDPRRLKLLVALLDGELCVCDLAAITGLSESATSHALRLLRAHRVVAVRRDGRNAFYRLDDAHVRMLLDLAVAHTEHTDAIHPERSES
- a CDS encoding DUF664 domain-containing protein; protein product: MSLRWIYLHMIEETAQHRGHLDLLLDAVRQARSGRSPAQVTPGETGPHS
- a CDS encoding FtsX-like permease family protein, whose amino-acid sequence is MSELFGAPVAALSVVLGLLVVVTLAVVAALAVRNRVLFKLGVRNMARRRGRTAIIVGGLMLGTMIIASALGFGDIISHTVRTSVITTYGQTDEIVSARSTDEPDIVTLGRGAGARFLTAAEAARVVDAARQVPAVDAVAPAISESVAVQNASSRASEPHVTLFATDPSSAFGRLRSTAGANLRLDELAAGETFLNADAADDLAAGPGDQLVVFAAGRQQRLTVSQVVEYDGTGTDGGALLMPLRAAQQLLGAGTGVQQILVSNDGNEVSGADRTDEVVGALQPTTAELGLFVDPVKRDGLDQADEQGASFLSMFSTMGTFTISAGVLLIFLVFVMLAAERRGEMGTARAIGTQRRQLIQMFVFEGVAYDILAAVVGAVLGLGLSIGMVRAIAGALSGPGMVTIRYRLTATSLIVSFALGVLLTLAVVLIASWRVSRLNIVTAVRNLPQPPKRRRRRAWGVHIAWTLLLGTAFVVLAYRGKSAELLLAGGTLLIFALVPLIRLLGGSERLTYTVAGLGVLVWNLLPFSVYERLVPGLRMGFSVFVLAGLLLVAGATMIVVHNATALQSALMWAFGRSRHAAPVVRTAIAQPLRTRFRTGATIGLFMLVVFTLVVGSATSGSFVAAYNDEDTFGGGYDVTAQTSPLAPITDMDQALATAQGLDRSGIAAVAGQSYLPVQARQVGQSTYPGYVLRGLDDEFTRSTTYGFALRAAGYGSDREVWDAVARNPGLAVVDAYSVPRRDNFGTPKVSDFGLTGFYLEDGSFRPVPVEVRDIQSGKTLRLTVIGVLADTVPFAMLGISTAQRTVAPLGAPATPSVWYFRTAPDADPVVVAKQLESAFLDNGMQATAQREAQRDAVGASLTFQYLVLGFLGLGLVIGVAALGVISARSVVERRQQIGVLRAIGFQARMVQMIFLVESLFITLIGVAAGAVLGLLVAANVITDASGQPGMENLTLKPPWTALGVILVVVVVSTILTTWLPSLKASRTYPATALRYE
- a CDS encoding ABC transporter ATP-binding protein, producing the protein MLKRRADRPLRTEDFQGDVIVRATAVRKTYDTGQVQVNALQGIDLELRRGEMAAVMGPSGCGKTTLLNCLSGLDEIDGGEILIEGVDLTELPDRARTRYRAERMGFVFQFYNLMPVLSAVENVELSLLLAGQAPKAARERAIEALDLVGLAGRADHVPDELSGGERQRVTIARALVNTPAIVWADEPTGDLDSESADEITSLMRNLNRERGLTFLIVTHDIAVGRRTDRIIRMLDGQVVDEQSVNAPRRELSHVHASHVA
- a CDS encoding ABC-F family ATP-binding cassette domain-containing protein produces the protein MITVRGVDLRVAAQLLLADVSFTVGAGDRVGLVGRNGAGKTTLMKTLAGETRPAAGQIAVTGSIGYLPQDPRAADPAITVTDRILSARGLDTAVRRLRAAETAMSTATGEAQEKAMAAYARAEAEFQAGGGYAAEAEAARLAAGVGLPNRALEQPIGELSGGQRRRVELARILFAQHDTLLLDEPTNHLDADSVQWLRQFLLSYPGGLIVISHDRELLKATVNRVFHLDPQRLTMDVHNTGWTKYLEQLALDERRRQRERAVAERKAAVLHAQAAKMQAGATTAVAARNMARRADKLLSDLEPVRRAARVAKIRLPAPAPSGRTPLSAVGLKKSYGALQVLDGVDLAIDRGSRVVILGLNGAGKTTLLRLLAGREQPDAGRVVPGHGLRLGYFAQEHDTLDLAGTVRQNLAAVAPGLTDGEVRNVLGSFLFSGDDVDKPAGVLSGGEKTRLALAGLVHSSANVLLLDEPTNNLDPASRDEVLGAVGNYPGAIVMVTHDEGAIESLRPDRVLILPEATEDLWSDDYLDLVSLA
- a CDS encoding HAMP domain-containing sensor histidine kinase, coding for MLAYGLLALGLSTVLAIVTWSVVSDYLVQQRESSAVTVTEDNAAALRYGLFGPPEPCPPVRERVECPSPMLRSDVSPMEVLNGLPSTDAAASMLYLEGEWYALTGKPSDLPQDLIQGAIHGSVMHRRIEVGGQPVLAVGVPVGRQGEAFFEWHPLSALDNTLRTLAITLIAAAIATALIGLAVGRLASTLALRPLAELTRVADAVARGKLDARLHAENDKDLGGLARSFNQTAADLERRVAADARFAGDVSHELRTPLMTMLNSMQLIQNHRSELPAAVREPVELLGDDLERFRRLVIDLLEISRDDGGDRGSREIVRIADLVRAAADATAGRAVTVVEPGAEGLTLQADKRRLERVIANLVENAEDHAGGCKGVGVAAGGLGVVITVDDAGPGIPVEDRARIFERFGRGETAGRSRGVGLGLAIVARHVQWHHGTIHVTEPPDGGARFVIELPAKIS
- a CDS encoding response regulator transcription factor; the encoded protein is MAHSLLLVDDEPRIRRVLRLALEDEGYQVAEAANGYDALAALRREPPDVVLLDLMLPDRDGFTVCREIRRASDVPVIMVTARTDSHDVVAGLEAGADDYVTKPLVAKELSARIRALLRRVEPGNARQPDLLEVGDLRIDVPGAEVTRDGEVLALTRTEFKLLAELAGAEGKVLSREQLLSKVWGYGYFGDSRIVDVHVRRLRLKIERDPASPTHLVTARGLGYRLVS